A genomic window from Thermodesulfitimonas autotrophica includes:
- the yabQ gene encoding spore cortex biosynthesis protein YabQ, with amino-acid sequence MATFFYQLKGFGLSVLVGLAGGWLYDLYQVSFRLLRLRTRVALALGDTLFWLCLTVLACFLFFAGNTGGVRFYTFLGMLTGFFFYCRFLRRPTVAAATCAGSAFLRFWRVSLRFLLPTARFFRRCASLLRRWPLRRRCKPEE; translated from the coding sequence GTGGCCACTTTCTTCTACCAACTCAAGGGTTTCGGTCTTAGTGTGCTTGTGGGGTTGGCGGGCGGCTGGCTTTACGATCTCTACCAGGTTTCCTTCCGGCTGCTGCGGTTGCGGACGCGCGTGGCGCTGGCGCTTGGGGACACCCTTTTCTGGCTTTGTCTTACCGTTCTGGCCTGTTTTCTTTTCTTTGCGGGCAATACCGGCGGGGTGCGGTTCTATACTTTTCTGGGTATGCTCACCGGGTTCTTCTTTTACTGCCGGTTTTTGCGCCGGCCTACGGTGGCCGCGGCGACTTGCGCCGGTTCGGCCTTTTTGCGTTTCTGGCGCGTGTCGCTACGCTTCCTTTTGCCCACCGCAAGATTCTTCCGGCGCTGCGCCAGCCTTTTGCGGCGGTGGCCACTGCGCCGCCGGTGCAAGCCCGAAGAATAA
- a CDS encoding RNA polymerase sigma factor gives MKDLHVEIRGAEKLSFRERQVVVLKEMGYPAEAIARRLKLSPSSVATLFNRARQKGYEVVIVLPGGLLLPDEEELADGGEGGE, from the coding sequence GTGAAGGACTTGCACGTTGAGATTAGGGGTGCCGAGAAACTCAGTTTCCGCGAACGGCAGGTTGTCGTTCTAAAAGAGATGGGTTACCCGGCGGAGGCGATTGCCCGCCGCCTGAAGCTGAGCCCTTCGAGCGTCGCTACCCTTTTTAACCGGGCGCGCCAGAAGGGCTATGAGGTGGTCATTGTTTTGCCGGGCGGGTTGTTACTACCCGACGAGGAGGAGCTGGCGGATGGCGGTGAAGGCGGCGAGTAA
- the hisG gene encoding ATP phosphoribosyltransferase yields MQLRLGLPKGSLQEATFQLFRRAGYNITVSGRSYHPAIDDPEIAVVLMRAQEIPRYVSEGVLDAGLSGYDWIQENEARVVEVAELVYAKQSQRPVRLVLAVAQDSNIQQVTDLDGKRIATEFVRLTRRYLAAHGVTAHVEFSWGATEVKVPELVDAIVDLTETGSSLKANNLRVIATILESTPRLHANPAAWEDPWKRSKIENLALLLKGALAAYAKVGLKMNVPGDRLATVLGILPAMKQPTVSPLYNNGGWVAVEVVIDEHRVRKLIPALKEAGAQDIIEYPLNKVIP; encoded by the coding sequence TTGCAACTCCGACTCGGTCTGCCTAAGGGCAGCCTTCAAGAGGCCACTTTCCAACTCTTCCGCCGCGCCGGTTACAACATTACGGTAAGCGGACGCTCCTACCACCCAGCGATTGACGACCCGGAAATCGCGGTGGTACTTATGCGGGCGCAGGAGATTCCCCGCTACGTCTCTGAAGGCGTGCTCGACGCCGGCTTGAGCGGCTACGACTGGATTCAGGAGAACGAAGCCCGGGTCGTCGAAGTCGCCGAGCTCGTTTACGCCAAACAGTCGCAGCGGCCGGTCCGCCTTGTGCTGGCGGTAGCGCAGGATAGCAACATCCAGCAGGTAACCGACCTTGACGGCAAGCGAATCGCCACCGAGTTTGTGCGGCTCACCCGGCGTTACCTCGCCGCCCACGGCGTTACCGCGCACGTCGAATTCTCCTGGGGCGCCACCGAAGTAAAGGTACCCGAACTCGTCGACGCCATCGTTGACCTCACCGAAACCGGTAGCTCCCTTAAAGCAAACAACCTGCGGGTAATCGCTACCATTCTCGAATCGACGCCGCGGCTGCATGCCAATCCGGCCGCTTGGGAAGACCCCTGGAAGCGGAGCAAGATCGAAAACCTCGCCCTGCTCCTCAAAGGGGCGTTAGCCGCTTACGCCAAGGTAGGCCTCAAGATGAACGTTCCGGGCGACAGGCTCGCCACCGTCCTGGGCATCCTTCCGGCAATGAAGCAGCCAACCGTATCGCCGCTTTACAACAACGGCGGCTGGGTTGCCGTGGAAGTCGTGATCGACGAACACCGGGTACGGAAACTGATTCCCGCTTTGAAGGAAGCCGGCGCCCAGGACATCATCGAGTACCCCCTTAATAAAGTAATTCCCTGA
- a CDS encoding Ppx/GppA family phosphatase: MRVGVIDIGTNSTRYLLAEVGPQVVDRVETALKTTRLGEGLVATGRLSEQAMARTAAAVAEFWRRAQTMGAKRIIAVATCAVREAANREDFLTLIRRATGLEVRILSGTEEAFYTFCGAMTGLAFDPDETVVIDIGGGSTEIIWMEKGRLMARSLPLGAVRLTEQGGGAETVAHVLAPVASKITGRRIIGTGGTITTLAAVALALPAYDPARVHGYELQAEEVVAMGARLAALSLEERRNVPGLQPERADVILAGIRILTVLLELTGAPGLTVSEHDLLYGVAAEAVDAVERKLNHRP, from the coding sequence GTGCGCGTGGGCGTAATAGATATTGGCACTAATTCGACACGCTACCTTTTAGCCGAGGTAGGCCCCCAAGTGGTTGACCGGGTGGAAACGGCGCTCAAAACAACCCGTTTGGGGGAGGGGCTCGTTGCCACCGGGCGATTGTCCGAGCAGGCGATGGCCAGGACGGCAGCTGCGGTTGCGGAATTCTGGCGGCGGGCGCAGACGATGGGGGCCAAAAGGATTATCGCGGTGGCCACCTGTGCGGTGCGCGAGGCAGCTAACCGGGAAGATTTCCTCACGCTGATCCGCCGGGCTACCGGGCTTGAGGTGCGTATCCTTTCCGGGACCGAGGAGGCCTTTTACACTTTTTGCGGCGCTATGACCGGGCTGGCCTTCGACCCGGACGAGACGGTAGTTATCGATATCGGTGGCGGGAGCACGGAGATCATCTGGATGGAAAAAGGACGGCTTATGGCCCGTAGCCTGCCGCTCGGCGCAGTTCGCCTGACGGAGCAGGGGGGCGGTGCCGAAACGGTCGCCCACGTGCTGGCGCCTGTAGCTTCTAAGATCACGGGCCGCCGGATTATTGGAACCGGAGGGACGATCACCACGCTGGCGGCGGTGGCACTGGCGCTGCCCGCCTACGACCCGGCGCGCGTCCACGGCTACGAACTCCAGGCGGAAGAGGTGGTCGCCATGGGCGCGCGGCTGGCCGCGCTTTCGCTTGAAGAGCGGCGTAACGTTCCCGGGCTGCAGCCGGAGCGCGCCGATGTCATCCTTGCCGGGATCCGGATTCTCACCGTTTTGTTAGAGCTGACCGGAGCTCCCGGGTTGACCGTCAGCGAGCATGATCTCCTTTACGGTGTGGCAGCCGAGGCGGTGGATGCTGTCGAAAGAAAATTAAATCACCGGCCCTGA
- the ndk gene encoding nucleoside-diphosphate kinase, with amino-acid sequence MERTFVMVKPDGVQRGLVGEIIARFERRGYKLVGLKMFTMPREVAETHYAEHRGKPFFEGLVRYITSGPVVAMVWEGKNVIAAAREMMGATDPQKALPGTIRGTYGIDVGRNVVHGSDSPASAAREIDIFFKADELLNYERPLDRWIYE; translated from the coding sequence TTGGAACGGACTTTCGTTATGGTTAAGCCCGACGGGGTGCAACGGGGTCTTGTCGGTGAGATCATTGCCCGTTTTGAGCGGCGCGGCTACAAGCTGGTGGGGCTCAAGATGTTTACCATGCCGCGTGAAGTTGCCGAAACCCATTACGCCGAGCACCGCGGCAAACCTTTTTTTGAAGGGCTGGTGCGTTACATCACTTCCGGTCCCGTGGTCGCTATGGTCTGGGAGGGGAAGAACGTAATCGCCGCGGCGCGGGAAATGATGGGGGCAACTGACCCGCAGAAGGCGCTTCCCGGTACGATCCGCGGTACGTACGGGATCGACGTGGGGCGCAACGTGGTGCACGGCTCTGATTCGCCGGCGAGCGCGGCGCGGGAGATCGACATCTTTTTTAAGGCGGACGAGCTCTTAAATTACGAGCGGCCGCTCGATAGGTGGATTTATGAGTAA
- the yabP gene encoding sporulation protein YabP gives MKEVERHTVILEERKRVVAEGVRQVDAFTDKEIRADTALGYLVLKGEGLNITDLNLDTGRLVVEGRFQALSYAEEKGTVRRGAGRGLLERLFR, from the coding sequence GTGAAAGAAGTGGAGCGCCACACGGTCATCCTCGAAGAAAGAAAGCGTGTAGTGGCCGAGGGGGTGCGTCAGGTTGATGCATTTACGGATAAGGAGATCCGTGCGGATACGGCCTTAGGTTATTTAGTGCTCAAGGGAGAGGGGCTGAACATCACCGACCTCAACCTCGATACTGGTCGGCTGGTGGTCGAGGGCCGGTTTCAGGCGCTGAGCTATGCGGAGGAGAAAGGCACCGTCCGGCGGGGCGCCGGGCGCGGTTTGTTAGAAAGGCTTTTCCGGTAG
- the tilS gene encoding tRNA lysidine(34) synthetase TilS has protein sequence MDILPQVRETIKRFGMLTPGDAVVVGVSGGPDSVALLDLLSRLRDEFGLGLHVAHLNHRLRPEAAEEAEFVRRLASGYGLPVTVDAADVPAYAGERRLSTEMAARELRYAFFTRVLSAVGAAKVALGHQADDQAETVLMNLLRGTGLAGLKGIPPVRGPFVRPLIEVRRAAIEAYCASRGLKTCYDASNIQTAYRRNKIRHELLPLLEREYNPALVPALGRLAAVLREEEEFLAAEAAKVYAGLRSVAAAGVYFDGAAISTLPRAMARRVVRLAYREVTGSVYDLDFLHTEEVLRLLERATGREVILPRGVKAVRLHGRLLFRTGAIPAVPDFCYPLPVPGVVIIREIGVAVKAELVAPGRDPATLPLQETLLDYERVKPPLFVRRRRSGDLFYPLGYPAPVRLKSFFINQKIPRYQRDRIPLIVDATGILWVAGVRPAEPVRVTSQTRRCLHLELIPLEKNDL, from the coding sequence TTGGATATTTTGCCGCAGGTGCGGGAAACTATCAAGCGTTTCGGGATGCTTACGCCGGGAGACGCGGTGGTGGTGGGCGTCTCGGGGGGGCCTGATTCGGTCGCGCTGCTCGACCTTTTGTCCCGGTTGCGCGATGAGTTTGGGCTTGGGCTTCACGTGGCCCATCTCAACCACCGTTTGCGGCCGGAGGCGGCTGAGGAGGCCGAATTTGTGCGCCGGCTTGCTTCCGGCTACGGCCTGCCGGTTACCGTGGATGCGGCCGACGTTCCTGCGTATGCCGGCGAACGGCGCCTGTCTACCGAGATGGCCGCCCGGGAACTCCGGTACGCCTTTTTTACCCGCGTGCTCAGCGCGGTGGGCGCAGCGAAGGTGGCGCTGGGGCACCAGGCCGATGATCAAGCCGAAACGGTGCTCATGAACCTTCTTCGGGGAACGGGACTGGCGGGGCTCAAAGGGATACCGCCGGTGCGCGGGCCGTTCGTGCGGCCGCTTATTGAGGTGCGGCGCGCGGCCATCGAGGCTTACTGTGCTTCCCGGGGACTTAAAACCTGTTATGACGCCTCAAACATCCAGACGGCTTACCGCCGGAACAAGATCCGTCACGAACTCCTCCCCCTCCTGGAGCGGGAGTATAATCCGGCGCTTGTGCCTGCTCTTGGTCGCCTAGCGGCGGTTCTCCGGGAAGAAGAGGAATTCCTGGCGGCGGAGGCGGCGAAGGTTTACGCTGGCCTCCGCAGCGTCGCGGCGGCGGGCGTTTATTTCGACGGGGCCGCCATATCAACGCTACCCCGGGCGATGGCCCGACGGGTGGTGCGTCTGGCTTACCGGGAAGTAACGGGAAGCGTTTACGACCTTGATTTCCTCCATACGGAGGAGGTGCTAAGGTTACTGGAGCGCGCCACCGGCAGGGAAGTTATTCTACCCCGGGGGGTGAAGGCGGTCCGGCTTCACGGGCGGCTTCTCTTCCGGACCGGTGCGATACCGGCGGTTCCCGACTTCTGCTATCCGCTTCCTGTTCCCGGCGTGGTCATCATTAGGGAGATAGGGGTGGCCGTTAAGGCCGAGCTAGTGGCTCCCGGGAGGGACCCTGCCACCTTGCCGCTGCAGGAAACGCTCCTCGATTACGAACGGGTAAAGCCCCCTCTTTTCGTGCGGCGGCGCCGTTCGGGGGACCTTTTTTATCCTCTGGGCTACCCGGCTCCCGTACGGCTCAAGAGCTTCTTTATCAACCAGAAGATTCCGCGTTACCAACGGGATAGAATCCCCCTTATTGTCGACGCTACCGGCATCTTATGGGTTGCCGGCGTGCGGCCGGCAGAGCCGGTGCGGGTAACCTCCCAGACGAGGCGCTGCCTTCACTTGGAGCTTATTCCTCTGGAGAAAAACGACTTATAA
- the ftsH gene encoding ATP-dependent zinc metalloprotease FtsH has protein sequence MQRFKNVGIYLLIVLVIILLIQYARPPKGDVASISYSDFFQALEQGEVASVVIRTQSNTNFIEGTKRNGTKFRTTGPVLDDRLYPLLREKKVRIEQLPPQEPGWWANLLTALLPVLVFIGLFFFMLQQTQGGGSRVMSFGKSRARLHTDERKRVTFADVAGIDEVKEELQEVVEFLKNPRKFSELGARIPKGVLLFGAPGTGKTLLARAVAGEAGVPFFSISGSDFVEMFVGVGAARVRDLFEQAKKNAPCIVFIDEIDAVGRQRGAGLGGGHDEREQTLNQLLVEMDGFNPNDGIIVIAATNRPDILDPALLRPGRFDRQIVVDIPDINGRKEILKVHARGKPLADDVDLDVLARRTPGFSGADLANVLNEAALLAARRNKKKIDMEDLENAVERVIAGPEKKSRVISDKEKRLVAYHEAGHAIVGYLLPHTDPVHKISIIPRGRTGGYTLLLPKEDRYYMTRSQLLDQITMLLGGRVAEDLMLKEVSTGAQNDLERATEIARRMIMEYGMSEELGPLTFGHKHDTPFLGRDIARDRNYSEEIAYAIDREVRRVIDDCYNRAREILTANRDKLELVANRLIEQETIEAEEFAALMGVPEDGRAEDKPAPAISFNKETKCPLPLTQPEPAVTFRKLRF, from the coding sequence TTGCAGCGTTTTAAAAACGTAGGCATTTACCTGCTCATCGTCCTGGTGATCATTTTGCTTATTCAGTACGCCAGACCACCCAAAGGCGACGTTGCCAGCATCAGCTATAGCGATTTTTTCCAGGCGCTTGAGCAGGGCGAAGTTGCCAGCGTGGTCATCCGGACCCAGAGCAACACCAACTTTATCGAGGGGACCAAGCGCAACGGCACCAAATTCCGGACTACCGGTCCCGTGCTTGACGACCGGCTTTACCCGCTTCTCAGGGAGAAAAAAGTGCGGATTGAGCAGTTGCCGCCTCAGGAGCCCGGTTGGTGGGCGAATCTCCTTACCGCCCTTTTACCGGTGCTGGTCTTCATCGGGCTCTTTTTCTTTATGTTGCAGCAAACGCAGGGAGGCGGCAGCCGGGTGATGTCTTTCGGTAAAAGCCGGGCGCGGCTGCATACCGACGAGCGGAAGCGGGTCACCTTTGCCGACGTTGCCGGCATTGACGAGGTGAAGGAGGAGCTTCAGGAGGTCGTCGAGTTCCTGAAGAACCCCCGGAAGTTTAGCGAGTTAGGGGCACGCATTCCCAAAGGGGTGCTCCTTTTCGGCGCACCGGGTACCGGGAAGACGCTCCTGGCGCGAGCGGTGGCCGGGGAGGCGGGCGTTCCCTTTTTCAGCATCAGCGGCTCGGATTTCGTGGAAATGTTTGTCGGCGTGGGGGCCGCGCGGGTGCGGGATCTTTTTGAGCAGGCCAAGAAAAACGCGCCCTGCATCGTTTTTATTGACGAAATCGACGCGGTGGGGCGCCAGCGGGGTGCGGGTTTGGGCGGCGGCCACGACGAGCGGGAGCAGACGCTCAACCAGCTCCTGGTAGAGATGGACGGCTTCAACCCTAACGACGGCATAATCGTCATCGCCGCGACCAACCGGCCTGATATCTTGGACCCGGCGCTTTTGCGTCCCGGGCGGTTTGACCGGCAGATCGTGGTGGACATCCCCGACATCAACGGCCGCAAGGAGATCCTGAAGGTCCACGCCCGTGGCAAGCCTTTGGCTGATGATGTGGACCTGGACGTGTTGGCCCGGCGGACACCCGGTTTCAGCGGTGCCGACTTGGCGAACGTCTTGAACGAGGCGGCCCTTCTCGCAGCGCGGCGGAATAAAAAGAAGATTGATATGGAGGACCTGGAAAATGCGGTCGAGCGCGTAATCGCCGGTCCGGAGAAGAAGTCCCGGGTCATAAGCGACAAGGAAAAGCGGCTCGTTGCCTATCACGAAGCTGGTCACGCAATCGTAGGTTACCTCCTGCCGCATACCGACCCGGTGCATAAGATTTCGATTATCCCGCGCGGGCGGACGGGCGGCTATACGCTTTTGCTGCCGAAGGAAGACCGCTACTACATGACGCGGTCCCAGCTGTTGGACCAGATCACCATGCTGTTAGGGGGGCGGGTAGCCGAGGACCTGATGCTTAAAGAGGTGAGCACCGGCGCCCAGAATGACCTCGAGCGGGCTACGGAGATCGCGCGCCGGATGATCATGGAGTACGGGATGAGCGAGGAACTGGGCCCGCTCACTTTCGGCCACAAGCACGACACGCCTTTCCTGGGCCGGGATATCGCGCGGGACCGGAATTACAGCGAGGAGATTGCCTACGCGATTGACCGCGAGGTGCGGCGGGTGATTGACGATTGCTACAACCGGGCGCGGGAGATTCTGACCGCGAACCGCGACAAGCTCGAGTTAGTGGCCAACCGCCTTATTGAGCAGGAGACGATCGAAGCGGAAGAGTTTGCTGCGCTCATGGGGGTGCCGGAGGATGGCCGCGCCGAAGACAAGCCGGCGCCGGCGATCTCTTTCAATAAGGAGACGAAGTGTCCCTTACCGCTGACCCAACCGGAGCCGGCGGTTACCTTTAGGAAGTTGCGGTTTTGA
- a CDS encoding FtsB family cell division protein → MAVKAASKTVKQGRETRPRVRFDPGRLPVLLFVVFLIYLLIVTGSQFGRLYALETSVRQAERELKEMQAQNAALWERVRLLQSDSYVESLAREKFGLVKPGEVPVVVTVAPRQEGQGRRHEGDQNRAGNTH, encoded by the coding sequence ATGGCGGTGAAGGCGGCGAGTAAAACGGTTAAGCAGGGGAGGGAAACGAGACCCAGGGTGCGTTTCGACCCCGGCCGGCTACCGGTACTGCTCTTTGTCGTCTTTTTGATTTATCTTTTGATCGTTACCGGAAGCCAGTTCGGCCGGCTCTACGCTCTGGAGACTAGCGTAAGACAAGCCGAACGGGAGTTAAAAGAGATGCAGGCCCAGAACGCTGCGCTCTGGGAGCGCGTTCGCCTTCTCCAGTCCGATTCTTATGTGGAGTCGCTGGCCCGGGAAAAATTCGGCCTGGTAAAACCCGGAGAAGTCCCCGTGGTGGTAACGGTTGCCCCCCGGCAGGAAGGGCAAGGGAGACGGCATGAAGGGGACCAAAACCGGGCGGGCAATACCCACTAA
- the spoIIE gene encoding stage II sporulation protein E, with product MQRATEVYPYRREKSARRRELRVIAREEESGRVARGERRRSRSGFDLSFIVEGLRAHRRWLPLYFAGFFLGRAVLLGALTPFGVAFAVAANLSYGGCTWPVWLSVIAGQVFVLKGLTCAGAVAATGATLLLVTLTPQELVCRPLGAPGIVAVAIVVVKMAFLAFGGPNPYAYVSILFEAAFAGVLTYLFQQGLVAWREKKGLQLSAEELFCLTVIGAGVIAGSGNLVWGPVAVKGVLTRLALLFAAAAGGGGAGAAAGAVLGVIPGLAYTVVPQAVSNYAFAGFLGGCFRKFGRPGVVLGFALGNVLLVLYIRDPNSLTQIVAETGIATILYLLVPLKWYAGLRASLSGVVTVAEASKPFSELVLGRLNGWAQVLDELAVTFNAAGALRPAAENQLVQLLSEVRERVCGNCPLHRTCWQWEERQAAVVFREALHTLESKGQLQPGDLPEYLEKRCVKLKELTLTLSLLHEAHRLNRYWYRRMVESRAVVAEQLRGIAGVLQDFAGELGAGLARVAAIEAELREMARKGRLRVEDLRVSLGDDGQIEVHVCTKACTGNLYCQRVVAPVVSDVARRVYSVAHTACPLREGEEECWFTLYAALRFRLAVGVATAAKEEVSGDTFARLQMKGGRCALILSDGMGTGAQAAQESATAVSLLELLLKAGFSAELAVKTVNSLLLLHAPGESFATVDMAVLDLYTGKLQWVKIGAAPGFLYRSNGTAEVIRTPSLPVGIVNPIEVLVVERELEDGDLVVLVTDGLLEAWRGEEGKEEWLVGCLAEAGAGEPQKIASFILNRAHFVAGGTLPDDATVVVARVVAV from the coding sequence TTGCAGCGGGCGACGGAGGTTTATCCTTACAGGCGGGAGAAGAGCGCGCGCCGGCGGGAACTCCGGGTTATCGCGCGGGAAGAGGAGTCAGGGAGGGTTGCGCGCGGGGAACGGCGGCGGTCCCGCTCCGGGTTCGACCTATCTTTTATCGTTGAAGGGCTGAGGGCGCACCGCCGCTGGTTGCCGCTTTATTTCGCCGGGTTCTTCCTCGGGCGGGCGGTTTTGTTGGGGGCGCTGACCCCCTTCGGCGTTGCTTTCGCGGTGGCGGCCAACCTGAGTTACGGCGGGTGCACCTGGCCTGTGTGGTTGAGCGTGATAGCGGGCCAGGTTTTCGTTTTAAAGGGGCTTACTTGTGCGGGCGCGGTCGCCGCTACCGGCGCTACGTTGCTTCTCGTGACGCTGACACCTCAGGAACTGGTGTGCCGGCCCCTGGGGGCGCCCGGCATAGTTGCCGTGGCTATTGTGGTGGTAAAAATGGCCTTCCTAGCTTTCGGAGGCCCGAACCCTTACGCCTACGTGAGCATCCTGTTTGAGGCGGCTTTTGCGGGAGTGCTCACCTATCTTTTTCAGCAGGGACTCGTTGCCTGGCGGGAGAAAAAAGGCCTGCAACTGAGTGCGGAAGAACTCTTCTGTCTCACCGTTATCGGGGCCGGGGTGATTGCCGGGAGCGGGAATCTCGTCTGGGGGCCGGTTGCGGTTAAAGGGGTGCTGACACGGCTCGCCCTCCTTTTCGCCGCGGCCGCCGGAGGCGGCGGTGCGGGTGCGGCGGCGGGAGCGGTCCTGGGGGTGATCCCGGGACTGGCTTACACGGTTGTTCCCCAGGCGGTGTCGAACTACGCGTTTGCCGGTTTTCTGGGCGGGTGCTTCCGGAAATTCGGCAGGCCCGGAGTGGTCCTTGGTTTTGCCCTCGGGAACGTCCTGCTCGTGCTTTATATCCGGGATCCAAACAGCTTAACCCAAATCGTGGCGGAGACCGGGATTGCGACTATCCTTTATCTTTTGGTCCCGCTCAAGTGGTACGCTGGCCTACGGGCTTCGCTTTCCGGTGTGGTGACCGTCGCCGAAGCCTCAAAACCTTTCAGCGAGCTCGTTCTCGGGCGGCTTAATGGCTGGGCGCAAGTGCTCGACGAGCTTGCGGTGACCTTCAACGCAGCGGGCGCGCTGCGGCCGGCTGCGGAGAACCAACTGGTGCAGTTGCTGTCGGAAGTTAGGGAGCGGGTCTGCGGCAACTGTCCCCTGCACCGCACTTGCTGGCAATGGGAGGAGCGCCAGGCGGCGGTCGTCTTCCGGGAAGCGCTGCATACACTCGAGAGCAAAGGACAGCTTCAGCCCGGAGACCTGCCTGAGTATCTCGAAAAAAGATGCGTCAAGCTAAAAGAACTAACCCTTACCCTCTCACTGCTCCACGAGGCTCACCGGCTGAACCGCTACTGGTACCGGCGGATGGTGGAGAGTCGGGCGGTGGTGGCGGAACAGTTGCGCGGTATTGCCGGGGTCTTGCAGGATTTCGCGGGTGAGCTCGGTGCGGGTCTTGCCCGGGTGGCGGCAATCGAGGCGGAGCTCCGGGAAATGGCGCGCAAGGGCCGGCTACGCGTTGAGGACCTGCGGGTTTCCTTAGGGGACGACGGGCAGATTGAGGTGCATGTTTGCACAAAGGCCTGCACCGGGAACCTTTACTGCCAGCGGGTGGTGGCCCCCGTAGTATCGGATGTGGCCCGGCGGGTTTACTCCGTGGCGCATACGGCCTGCCCGCTCCGGGAGGGAGAGGAGGAGTGCTGGTTCACCCTCTACGCTGCGCTCCGCTTCCGGCTGGCGGTGGGAGTAGCCACGGCGGCGAAGGAGGAGGTTTCGGGGGATACCTTTGCGCGCCTCCAAATGAAGGGCGGCCGCTGTGCGTTGATTCTGAGCGACGGGATGGGCACCGGCGCGCAGGCAGCCCAGGAGAGTGCAACTGCGGTTTCACTTTTAGAGCTTCTTTTGAAGGCCGGCTTCAGTGCAGAACTTGCGGTCAAAACGGTGAACTCGCTGTTGCTTTTACACGCGCCCGGGGAAAGCTTCGCCACTGTGGATATGGCGGTCCTCGATCTCTATACGGGGAAGCTCCAGTGGGTGAAGATCGGTGCGGCTCCCGGCTTTCTCTACCGCAGCAACGGCACCGCGGAAGTGATCCGGACGCCTTCCCTACCGGTGGGGATTGTTAACCCGATCGAAGTGCTCGTGGTGGAGCGAGAGCTTGAGGACGGGGACCTGGTGGTGCTGGTGACGGACGGCCTCTTGGAAGCGTGGCGGGGCGAGGAGGGTAAGGAGGAGTGGCTCGTGGGGTGCCTTGCGGAGGCTGGTGCCGGCGAACCGCAGAAGATCGCTAGCTTCATCCTCAACCGGGCGCATTTTGTAGCGGGGGGAACGCTGCCGGATGACGCGACGGTGGTGGTGGCCCGCGTGGTGGCCGTGTAA